The Halorientalis sp. IM1011 genome window below encodes:
- the folP gene encoding dihydropteroate synthase: MRNVDAAGLGIGDDYPPRIMGVLNVSSESPYDPSVYDDPGDAAEYVDEELIGEGADIVDVGLESANKKFGVLSAEQELDRLDTAVETIESVSGDAVFSIETRYHEVAEAALDRGFDMVNDICGFADPELPEVCADYDVAVAKMASPPDLERPGAIEEVDDIYDALELNGFTDKTILDPAFGGWSEDKTTDDDRETFRRLREFRGYGYPLLVSINRKNFLREIAGRSTEEALPVSLAATSMAVERGAHVIRTHDVKETRDAALVGEAFARDRVRTPTVEELDVTTAGEARRHLDRLGIDTAYAEDAVVRTFEVSGLDTPARDRLLNESGKYGVTAAEGADGALLLVGTDGALRRLARGVDEPEAVSTALSGVMDGLSEQ; the protein is encoded by the coding sequence ATGCGCAACGTCGACGCGGCCGGGCTGGGCATCGGTGACGACTATCCGCCCCGCATCATGGGCGTGCTCAACGTCTCCAGCGAGTCGCCGTACGACCCCAGCGTCTACGACGACCCCGGCGACGCCGCCGAATACGTCGACGAAGAACTCATCGGCGAAGGGGCCGACATCGTCGACGTGGGGTTGGAGTCGGCGAACAAAAAGTTCGGCGTACTCTCGGCCGAACAGGAACTCGATCGCCTGGACACCGCCGTCGAGACCATCGAGAGCGTCTCCGGCGACGCCGTCTTCTCCATCGAGACCCGCTACCACGAGGTCGCCGAAGCCGCACTGGACCGGGGGTTCGACATGGTCAACGACATCTGCGGGTTCGCCGACCCGGAGCTGCCCGAGGTCTGTGCCGACTACGACGTGGCCGTCGCGAAGATGGCCAGTCCGCCGGATCTGGAGCGACCGGGAGCCATCGAGGAAGTAGACGACATCTACGACGCCCTCGAACTGAACGGGTTCACCGACAAGACGATCCTCGATCCCGCGTTCGGCGGCTGGAGCGAGGACAAGACCACCGACGACGACCGCGAGACCTTCCGCCGACTCCGGGAGTTCCGCGGCTACGGCTACCCCCTTCTGGTCTCGATCAACCGCAAGAACTTCCTGCGGGAGATCGCCGGCCGGTCGACCGAGGAGGCCCTGCCCGTCAGCCTCGCGGCCACGTCCATGGCCGTCGAGCGCGGCGCACACGTGATCCGGACCCACGACGTGAAAGAGACCCGTGACGCCGCCCTGGTCGGCGAGGCGTTCGCTCGCGACCGCGTCCGGACACCCACAGTCGAAGAACTCGACGTGACCACAGCAGGCGAGGCTCGTCGCCACCTCGATCGGCTCGGGATCGACACGGCCTACGCCGAGGACGCCGTCGTCCGGACGTTCGAGGTGTCCGGGCTGGATACACCAGCCCGGGACCGACTCCTGAACGAGAGCGGCAAATACGGCGTTACGGCGGCCGAGGGGGCGGACGGTGCGCTCTTGCTCGTGGGGACGGACGGAGCGCTCCGGCGGCTAGCCAGGGGCGTCGACGAACCGGAGGCCGTCTCGACCGCTCTCTCCGGTGTTATGGATGGGCTATCCGAACAGTAA
- a CDS encoding YihY/virulence factor BrkB family protein, giving the protein MATLVDHVRATIDVSRQENLTILAASLAYYAFVSVVPILLLVISVGSVIGGQAFTREITSTLSVYLSSAGQQIVAEVLNSTAHNVGAGLLGILVLVWGALKVFRGMKVAFVEIYDAEPEVSLVKQVKDGLAVAVTVGLAVVAMVGISALRNVAPILSGNTTFVVVSVAGLLAGLICLFFPLYYVLPPDDVSLRTVLPGTVLAAVSWICLQMVFRIYVGRAEKYAVLGVLGAVVLFLTWLYFASIVLLVGAAVNATLAGRGV; this is encoded by the coding sequence ATGGCGACGCTCGTAGACCACGTCCGGGCCACGATCGACGTCTCCCGGCAGGAGAACCTCACGATACTCGCCGCGAGCCTCGCGTACTACGCGTTCGTCTCGGTCGTGCCGATTCTCCTGCTCGTGATTTCGGTCGGGTCGGTGATCGGGGGCCAGGCGTTTACCCGAGAAATCACCAGCACTCTCTCCGTGTATCTCTCCTCGGCAGGGCAGCAGATCGTCGCCGAGGTGCTGAACAGCACCGCCCACAACGTGGGTGCTGGCCTCCTGGGGATACTCGTGCTGGTCTGGGGAGCGCTGAAGGTCTTCCGCGGGATGAAGGTCGCCTTCGTCGAGATCTACGACGCCGAGCCGGAGGTGTCGCTGGTAAAACAGGTGAAAGACGGGCTGGCAGTGGCGGTGACTGTCGGTCTGGCCGTGGTCGCGATGGTAGGCATCAGTGCCCTCCGGAACGTTGCGCCGATTCTGTCGGGCAACACCACTTTCGTCGTCGTGAGTGTCGCCGGGCTTCTGGCCGGGCTGATCTGTCTTTTCTTCCCGCTGTATTACGTGCTCCCGCCGGACGACGTCTCCTTGCGGACCGTGCTTCCGGGGACGGTGCTGGCGGCGGTGAGCTGGATCTGCCTCCAGATGGTGTTCCGAATCTACGTCGGGCGTGCGGAGAAGTACGCGGTGCTGGGGGTACTCGGTGCTGTCGTCCTCTTTCTCACCTGGCTGTACTTCGCCAGCATCGTCCTGCTGGTGGGGGCAGCCGTCAACGCGACGCTCGCGGGGCGGGGCGTCTGA